GACCTCGGGGCACACTGGCGCAGggcagggtcctggggggcaCCTCCGCACCCCCAGTCCCTCCCTGTGCTCGGGGTCCAGGTGACCACAGGTCAGGACCCACGGGGATGCTGGCAGGGGTACGTGCAcctgctgagctgcaggcagtgccGCATCCAGACCCACTGCCTGTCCTGGGCTCTCCCAAGGAGGGGTCCCCACTAGTGGGGGAAGCAAGGTGCAGCACAGCATGCTGGCAtgtgccccctgccctcctcAGACCCTGCCTCCGGCCCCCAGGTCGAGTTCCCCCTGGACACCATCTGCACAAACCCCACCAAGGGCTGGTTCCAgctcctgcccttccccagcaccgccGAGGACCACAGGtgagtgcaggcagcagggccaggcagctgcctgcgccCCCCAtgagcagctccccagggcggctgtgcccagggcagcagggggcGGCCCCACCAtcctggctgggagggagctggggtgatGGAGGGTGGTGGGTGCAGGATCCGCCAAGCCCCTGCCATGTCgttgcagggagcagctgggcgccCTGCGGCTGGTGGTACGGCTGGTGGAGGACAGGGTACTGCCCCCCCGCTACTACCAGCCCCTCATCCAGCTCCTCACCGAGCCCATCCTCTCCCCGGGCCAGGTGGGTGCTGTGTGGTGGGGGACCcttgggaggaggcagggaccACTCCAGCACAAGGGCCTCAGCATGCCCACCCcgccctccccacagccccccgctggcacagccctggccATCCTGGAGGAGGTCACCTCAGGGGAGAGCCGGCAGGACGTAGCCACCAAGCTGGTGAAGATCTTcttggggcaggggctggccgTGCCCCTTCTGGACTATCTCACCTCCCACGAGCTAGCCAGGACCAGTaagtgccagggctgggggcaccaCCTGCACCCCCCAGCCAGGAAACTAGGGTGCCCCCAGGCTCCCAAGGGGAGAAGAGTGGGGCCACCAAGGGGGAGGCAGGAAAGCCACCACgtgtctgtggggctggggacaccagCAATGGCTGGGGCATTGCCCCATGCCCACCTCTCCACAGTCTCTGCACTCTTGCAGCGGATCCCAACATCCTCTTCCGCTCCAACTCGCTGGCCTCCAAGTCcgtggagcagttcatgaaggtCAGTGTGGGAAGGGACAGTGGCCAGGTCCCTGCTGTGCCTTCCCATGATGGAATCGGGGCACAGAGCTGGGTTGTGTGCCAGCAGGGCATCTGGGAACAGTTTGGGGACAAAGATGGTGACTTCCCATCCCTTGCAGGTGGTGGGGCTGCCCTACCTGCATGAGGTCCTGAAGCCCGTGGTGAACCGCATCTTCGAGGAGAAGAAGTACGTGGAGCTGGACCCCGGCAAGATGGAGCTGAGCCGCAGCAGGTGAGTGCAGGAGGACAGCTTTAGGGGACACAGTGCCTGGCACATCCCAGGCCATCCCCACCCCagtgtctcctgtgggagggggTCACCCATTGGTGCTGAGCCCATGGGTCACCTCGATGACTTTTGGCCAACTCAGTGTGGCCCATTCCTGGGCATCAGGTGCCCCCTGACTCAGCGGCATCCCACAGGAGGATCTCCTTCAAGGGGTCCCTGTCAGAGGCACAGGTGCGGGAgagcagcctggagctgctgaagAGCTACCTGGGGGACATCATTGATGCCATCGTGGGCTCAGTGGAGAAGTGTCCCCTCCTCATGAGGGTAGCCTTCAAGCAGCTGCGCAAGCGGGTGGAGGAGCGGTTCCCCTCGGCGCAGCATGAGGtggggcaggctgtggggctggggctgggggtctgcACGCTGCTGGGACCACCCTGagctgtccccatccccggcCAGGAGGTGCGGTACTTCTCCATCAGCGGGTTTCTCTTCCTCCGCTTCTTTGCCCCCGCCGTCCTCACCCCGAAGCTTTTCAGCCTCCGGGAGCAGCACGCTGACCCCCGCACAGGCCGCACGCTCCTGCTGCTCGCCAAGGTGTGGGAAGCCCAGGGAGGAATGGGGAGCccggggagggatggggacctTGGGAAGAGATGGGGACCTTGGGGAAGGACAGGGAcactggggaggggtggggaccCTGGAGATGGAGAGGGGTCTcaaggagggatggggagcccAGGGACGGATGGGTACTTCAGGGAGGGACTCCAGAAAGGACAGAGACTTCAGAGAGGGATACGGACCCTGTCAGGATATGGGAACCCATAAGGGATGGGGATgccagggagggatgggagaaTCCTGGGGAACCTGGGAAGGGACAGTGACCCTGGGGAATGATGGAGACCGCAAGGAGGGCAGAGCCTTTCCTGCCGCCATGCCACAGGCTGGCTCCTTCCCATGCTGCCTGAGGCCAGCCCTGCCCGTCACTGGGCCATGTCACCACATCTCTGGCACAGCGCAGGAGCCAGCCTGGGGCCGCAGTTGGGTCCTATCACACCCTGGGGCTGCTCCGCGTTTCCACTTTCCTCCTGAGTTCCCAAACCCCTGTGGTTCAGGGGAGCAGCCAgacaggggggtccccccaggagggtccccccccgcagccccatGCCATGGCAGTACAGCAGCGTGAGCCCTTCCTCTTGTGGGGCAGGCACTGCAGAGCATCGGCAacctggggctgcagctggggcagggcaaGGAGCCGTGGATGGCCCCGCTGCATGCTGTCCTGATGCCCAGCGTCACCCGCATCAAAGCCTTCCTGGACAGCCTGGTCACAGTGGAGAGCGCCGAGGGTGAGCAGGCATGGCGGGCACaggggggcatggggggcacGAATGGTGCTGGGTCCGGCCATACCAGCACCCAGCACAGAGGGGTGGCATCATCCCTGCTGTCCCCTGCATCCTGGGAACATCCCTGGGAAGGGTGACCCTCTCGGTGCCATGCGGGTGCTGCCAGGATGGCCAGAGACGGCACTTGGGGTGACACCactgcctccctgcctggccaTGCCACAGCCACAGTGGGTGAGGGGATGGTGCTGCCAGCACTTTTCCACCCCTCGGCCACCATCAAGGAAGGGTACCTGCACACCCGCACGGCGGGggggcctgccctgctgccccgCTTTGCCTTCAAGAAGAGGTACTTCTGGCTCAGCAGCGAGGCCCTGACCTACTCCAAGTCCCCTGAGTGGCAGGTGGGTGCTGCCCATGACCCCCACCCTGTGTCgggtgcctggggcagggggggaagtGGGTGCAGTGAGACACAGTGTTCCGGGTTCCCCAGGTGCGCTGCTCCATCCCTGTGCCGTTGATGCGGGCGGTGGAGCGGGTGGACGAGGGCACCTTCCAGCACCCCCATGTCATGCAGATCGTGGCGCAGGATGGCACGGGCCAGCTCTATACCACCTACATCCAGTGCAAGGTGGGTGCTCTGGATGCTGCCCTGGGCAACCCAGGAAACCCCCACCCCAGCGCCCCAGGAGCCCCCTCCCTGGCACCCAGCCATGGGGCACCCCCAGGTCCCATGGGGACAATGGGACTGGTCCTGGTCCCAAATCCCACTGTACCCAGGCACCGGCTGTACTGGGAGCATTGGGgtgcccagccctggctgcactGGGGTCAAGGGGGTGTCTGGGCCCTGACTGAACTGGGACAATTGGGGTATCCTACTCTGGCTGTACTTGGGTCACTGGGGTACCAGCTCTGGGATACTGGGATCAGTGGGGTATCCAGCCATATCCATACTGGGGTTATTGGCATCCCAAACCTATTTGcgctggggtcactggggtaCCCTGGCTCCCACGGTGCCATCTCCCCACCAGGTCCTATCTGGGCAGCTTTGCCATCAAACTGTCACCCGCCAGTTACCTGGCCCTGGTGCCCACTGCGATCCCCagtgcccagccctgctggggacCCCGTCAGCATCACCCATACCCAcctccaccctcctcctccccactgaTAGGGCCAGTGCCTGTGGGTGCCCATGGGTGGCCGGCGTGGTgccaccctccctccctgtccccacagaGTGGCCAGGAGCTGTGGCAGTGGCTCTGGGCGGTGCGGCAGGCCAGCAGCGCCAACGAGGCCATGCTGCCCACTTGCCACCCAGGCATCTTCCGCGCCGGCCGCTggacctgctgcctgcagcctgcctgcaccGGTAAGGCCAGCAGGCAGCATAGGGTGGGGGCACCCCTGGGCGGAAGGTGCGGGGGTCCCTCGGCACTCCCACTGCGGCTGTCGTTGGCAGCGCCTGGGTGCAGCCGGACCCACAGCACCATGGTGCTGGGCGAGTGGAGCGACCCCCTGGACCCCGCGGCAGCGGCGCAGACCCTCTACGGGCACCTCCGGCGGGCGGGGACCCGGCTGTGGTGAGGCTGCGGGGGGCTGGCCTGTGGCACGGGGGTCCAAGGGGACCCAGGTGCTGGCGGGCAGGGTGGGAGCGTGCTGAgggtccctctcctgcagggcGGAGGGTGCCGAGGGACCCGAGGGCAGCGCAGCATCTGAGGCCCcctgcctggggcaggcaggtatggccagccctgctgctggagggggtgatggggaccctgcaccctggggtgctgcctGGGGTGGCCCCTGCGTGGGGAAGCTGGCACACGCTGACGCACGCTTGCATATCCATGCACACAGTTGCACGCACTCGCACAGGCACACACGcacttgcacacacacacacacccccccccagccagcGCTCAGCTGGTCCCCGCCACCAGGGGACAGCAAATACACGCGGCCGCGGCCACGGGGACACCGGGCCACGCGCCCCGCCGGATGCACGCGCCTACACACACGCCCACGCACGCGTGCGCACACACGGATCTGCACGCCCGGGTGCGTGCGTGGGTACACCCACAGCCGCGCGGAGCTTCGGACGCACGCACGCCCTCCCCCATAAACACCCCGCCATCCCCAcgcacacccacccacccccatccccacgccGCTCCCCACGCACACACCCCTACGCCTCCCAGAAGTGCCTGTCCGTGTCCGTGGGGCATTGCGGGGGGGAGGGAGATGGGGGCTTAGGGTGGGACGTGGGGGGATGGGTGAGGGGCGGTGGGACAGGCTCGATGGGGGGACGGGGTGGGACATAGTGGGATGGGGGGGTAGTCCGTGGGTGGGTGCCGCGGGTGGGTGTCAAGGGTGGGTACCGGGGATAGGTGCTGGAGGTGGGTGCTGGCGGGCGGGGGGGAGGTCTGGGCGTGGGTGACGAGGGCGTACTCGGGATGAGCGGCGGGGGTGGGTGCTGCGGGTGGGTGCCGGGCGCGGCGTTGACCCCGCCGTGGGGCGCAGGCGGGCCCGTCGGGGAGCGGCTGCAGGCGGTGCTGCGGGACCTGGACATCGCCCACGACGCCTTCGCCCGCCGGGACGgtgccccggggccgcccccaagcccggccccggcaccctccTCGTCCCCCGCCACTTGACCGGGGGCGCCTGGGACTACAACTCCCAGCATGCCCTGCGCCTCCCCGCGACCAGCCCACCCCGCCCGCGCCGCGGGGCCTGCTGGGAGTTGTAGTCCCCAGCAtcctcccgctgccccccgcctcccccctcTCGGTGGGGGCCTCATCCCACCCGGGGGCCCGTGTCCGCGGAGGTTTCCCGTGTGTAGCGTCCCCCCCAGCACACGCGTGTGCAAACATGCACACACGCTTCTTTGCCCATGGGATTGCCCAAAGACCCCCACCAGCCCAGCATCCCCACAGGGACTGACCAACACCCACCCTCAGCAACAGCCTACTGGGGGACAGATCCTGTGGCGATGCCACGCAGCACCCCGGGAGGGAGGTGTGGGGACCTGAGCGGGGACACAGCAGGGACACTGGCCTGGCGCGGGGTGTATTCTGTAACACAGAGATGTACACATGGCACCGGCTGTACGCAGCTCCGTGGGGCAGTGGTGGGCGGCACGGGTGGCACATGGCGGCTGTCGCGCAAAGAGGCCACgggtagaaaaagaaaagcaccatCCCACGATGCTATCGCCACGGGAGCGGGGCAAACcgggtgggggggacacggggggacgtGGCGAGTGGCCTGGGACCAGGGACAAGCCCACCTGGCAGGGCTGAGGCATTGGCAGCGAAGCGGCGCAGGTGGCAGTGGCACTGGCGGGGACGtggcgctgagggggcggtaGGGAGCCCCTCACCCTTGCCTCAGTCCTTCAGAGTGGCCTCGGAGACACCCTGGGCCAGCAGCTCGGCCAGGACGTTGTCCAGGTAGTTGGGGTCAGGGTAGCCATGGCCCGTCAGGTTGGAGCCGAACTCGGTCTTGTGGTGGATCTCGTTCCACACCACTGTGTCCGACTCCCCCGTGGTGTTGGAGGTGCCAATGGTGAAGATGAGCCGTCGGTCCCAGGCCACGATCAGCAGCTTCAGCACCTGCGGCGGGCGGGCACAGCCATTGCTTGCCCACCTGGCACTGCAAGCCCTCCTCCCACCcggcacagcacagcccccagcaccccagggtgcaGGATTCAACCTCAGCATGGTGCCTGCATGGTGCCAGCCTCCCCTGtggcacagcccagccccaccGCATCCTCCCGATCCCTTTCCATCCCGTGCCTTCCCATTCtatcccatcccaccccaccctggTGCCGTCAGGGACGCTCACCTTCCTGCCCTTCTCGTTGTCGGGCAGGTAGCAGTGCCGCGGGAAGCCACGTGCTGTGAACTTCTTGCCGGGGTTGGGGTGTTCCGGGCCCTGGGTGGGAGGGCAgccgggtgaggggggggcagAGAGTGGGGGCACCCAGCCCAgcaggggtcccaggggcagTGGGTGCAGGTAACTCACCTGGATGCCAGTGGGGATGTCATAGACTATCCGGATGGTTTTGGAGTCGGTATAACCCGGGAGGGAGTGGGGGATGAGGTGAAACTCCATCTTCCCGGGGGGCTGTGTGCCAGTCTTCTCCCCGTAAATGGCCTTACAGGTGGGACACTGCAGGCTGCCATCCTGCACGGGCACCCAGGCAGGCATCAGGGACAGCAcccaccccgcaccacccacctgtAGCAATGGGCGACCACGGGGAGGATGTCCCCCCCGGGGAGGGATTCAGCTCACCTTGTTGCCGTTGTTGTACATGgccaggaggcagaggaggtggTACATGTGCCCGCACTTGCCCAGCTTGCCCACCAGCTCCGGCTTGATGCCCCTGTGGCTGAGGACACCCTCATAGCCAGAGGAGGTGACCAGCCGCTCCATGCAGATGGTGCAATCCTGCCGGGCACAGGTTGGTGGGCATCAGTGCCCCGGTAGGATGGGGAGGGCACCTGGGGCACCTGCCCACACCTCTCTCTGTGCCTGAGCCCCACAAACCTCCAGTGGCCCCGGGGTGAGCCTGTGGGCCGAGCCATGGTGCCTGGGGATGCCTACTCACCTCATCTGGGGGGTTCTTCACCTTCTGGATGTAGCGGCGCACCACGTCCTCGGGGGTCTTGCCTGCCACAGGGATGACATCAGAGCCTGCCCAATGGCGTCCCCAAAACCCTGCCACCCCTGCCACTAGGGTGAGGACAGCACAAGgcacagaggagctgtgggCATCACCCCAAACCCCTCGGGCAAACCCCTTGGGGGCCCCACCCCCACAGGCAGTGGCAGCAcctgtgcctcagttttcccTCTGGCAGGGGCATGGCCAAGGGCGCGCAGGGATGCCCACAGGTCCTTACTCTTTTTGAGATGcttcttctttgttttcctgcagatgCCATTGATCCCAGGCACGGGTTTGATGTCACTCTTGCTGACAGGCGGCGGGTGCAGGATGGGCTTGGGGGCGCGGGTCAGGCAGACGGGCAGCCCAGCAGCGCACATGAGGATGCCCGTCATCCCTGTGCCAGGGGAGAGGTGCTGTCCGTTCGTCCATCCAACAcctgtccatccctccctccctccgcctGCCCCACGGTGTCACCCGGCGGTGGTAGGGGCCCACTTACCTGCGAGGGCAGGGTGGACGGGGCCAGTGCCATTCAGGTTCTTGACCGGGAGGGCTGGCACCCTGCACAGAGACGGGAGGGGGAGGTGCTTAGCtggcctggcagggctggcactaTGCCCACCCTGAGTAAGGCACGTCCCCAGGGCAGAATCCTCCAGTGGGACGCAAGTTAGGGTGTCCCCTTGCCAGCCTTGGGGGGCTGCTGTCCCATCTCACAGAGCTGTCACCCCTCCTTCACCCCGGGTGGGTGCCTCATTGGGATGTCCTGATGGTGATGCCATGTGTCCTGCATCCCCTGTGGGGACCATCcctgtgcctcagctcctcACCCATTACCCAGGCCATCGGTCCCTTGCCCCAAGTGGACCCTCACCCCTCCAGGGCTGCCAGCACCAAGACCCCTGGGGCAATGGCACCGTGCCTCCTTGTCTGCTCACCCCCGCTGACCCAGGGCATCTCCCATGTGTGTGTGCACCCATGTGTGCACCCATGGCTGGGCAGGCACCCGTGCATGCAAGGCTGGGTctgggtgggagctgggggctcGTGTGCAGGTGTGTGCACGTGTGGATATGgctgcacccatgggtggggtAGACAGAGGGTCAGATGGACAGATGCATaggtggagggagggatggacagatggatgcACAGACAGATGTGTGGCTGGGCAAGTGGCTGGCTTgatggacagatggatggatggaagcTGTGGGCACCCACTGGGATGGAGGACAAGCAAGAAAGCCCAGCAGAGGAGCCCTGCCTAGTGCCCGAGTGCTCTTCTGCCCTGGGGGGGCCTgtcccagctcagcagcctggCCAGCAGCCGCCGGCAGCAGTgtcaccccccctccccagtccccAAAGCCCCCCACGCATACAACCATTGCCGTGACACATTCGGCAGCGCTCAGCCCTACATGAGCCAGGGCTGCAGGTGTTTTCCCTCCCAATCTCAAAGCTGCCCTTACCCACGCCAAGGCGGGGGCAGTGATGAAGGTCCCAACCCAGCCCTCACAGTGTCCTCCTGGCCCCCTCCTACCTGTCCATGGCGATGCGTGGGATGGGGCCTGCATGCCAGTACGGGGACAGGGACagtgatggggacagggactgCTTGGCCCAGTGCCCAGCATACGGAAGTGAAAGCAGAACGTCAGCAGGGGAAGGAAACGTACCAGGACCTGCCAGGGGCTCAGTGAACCTGCCTGCCCCCCAGTAcccacctcccagccccagctgggtctcctctgcctccccttgagccacccagcccagggcctgatcctgcccccatggcagggagctgggagggatgggacaggctctcccctcatcccccAAGATGGCTTGTTGCAGCCTAGGGTGCTCGCTCCCCTCTGGGGGGGCTCTGACCAAATACCCTGGGGCTGGATCCGGGCCAGTTCCCACCCAAGCGAGCGGCACTGGGGCTTTCCCATGCCCGCAGGCTGCCAGCCATGCCACCACAGCCTGCTTGTCAGGTTGGGCTTGGGACCATGGccactcctgcctgccctgcctgccccttggCCAGTGACAGCCGAGAGACCTGTAGGGATGCCAGGCTGACCCAGCAAAGGGTGCAGCTGTGGGGGCTTGGGAGCTGAGACGGGCACACCCACCAGGACAGCCCACTGTGGGTCTGCTCGTCCATGAGCATCCCCTCAGTGTTATTTCCATCCATGTAGGGGACACAGGGGCTGTGGTCCCCACAATTGGTGTGCCACCCCAGAGACCTGCCTGGTGGCACTGGGCCAGGGTCATACACCCCATGCTAGACAGCAGGGACACAAGTCCCCTGGGACTGGGATACcatctcctccagctggcaTGGCACAGCAAGGCACGGCATGGCATGAGATAGCATGCTGCACAAATGACCGCAGCCGCTCTGCAGGGGCAGGGATCTAAGGGACCATCCAGGACAAgccagctgctggggctgttcctcccGTCACCATGTCCCCACGGTGGGGAGCCTGGGGCTGGAGGTGACACGGTGCCAGAAGGGCTGGAGCTGCTTGTGCAAGGTGACAGCAGGGGATGAGGCACCTCCATCTCCCCTTTACCCCCGCCCTGtgtgcccatccctgcccccaCCTCGCCTGGCATCCCCACAGCCTCGGAGACATTGTGGCTGTCCCCTTTCCCAGGCCACCCTCCCGCAGCCAGCTTACCCCGGTGGGACGGTGGCACGGGCGCTGAGTCCAGCCCCCCGCTGCGTGCCGGGCCGGTTGAGGTTGTTGAGCCCAGGCAGTGGCAACCCACTGGGCACACTCTGGCCTGGGGGAAATGCCCCGCCGGGCACCCGCAGCCCCTCGCCCTTGGTCGTGCCACCCGCCACCGCTGCCGTCCCTGTCCCCGCCGGCCATAGAGCCGCCCCGGCGAAGGTGCTGCTCTGGCGGACAGCACCCGGGTAGAGCTTGCGGCGTTGGGAAGCCAGGATGGCGTTGGAGGCAGCACGGGTGCTGTTGACCAGCAGGCACtgcgggcaggagcagggcgTCCCCGTGCTGGTGCCCACCGGCCACGACTGCGACTTGGGGATAGAGCCCATGGTGAGGGGATATGCCAGGTCCATGCGACGCCGGAGCCGGCGCTTGCGTTGGGTTTGCCGGTTCATTTGGGACATGCTGCTGAAGTAGATGAGGTAGCAGAAGCCCAGGGAGGAGAGGTCCAGCCAGGGGTGCTGCTTCTCGTAGGCATTCTGGATGGTGATGCAGATGTCCATGTCGTAGGGCGTCCAGGAGCTGTTGTCGTTCTCCCATTCCCACACGATGCCCTTCCCAGGGGCTGAGGATGGGTCATAGAAGTTCCTCCGTACGGGGCGCATGGTCCCTGGGGAGACAGAGGGGGGTGAGTGCCCATGGGGCTCTGGGGTGCCAGCAAAGG
This DNA window, taken from Phalacrocorax carbo chromosome 15, bPhaCar2.1, whole genome shotgun sequence, encodes the following:
- the RASAL1 gene encoding rasGAP-activating-like protein 1, which produces MAKTTSLHCRVVEGKDLPAKDMCGSSDPYCVVKVDNEVVARTATVWKSLNPFWGEEYTLRLPHGFRSLAVYVLDEDTIGQDDVIGKVSLSRQQISAEPRGVDSWLSLVPVDPNEEVQGEIHLELWVPEQGHPRVLCCHLIEARDLAPRDLSGTSDPFVRVLCCGHTLETSVIKKTRFPHWDEVLEFELAEGELGEAVLSVEVWDWDIVGKNDFLGRVEFPLDTICTNPTKGWFQLLPFPSTAEDHREQLGALRLVVRLVEDRVLPPRYYQPLIQLLTEPILSPGQPPAGTALAILEEVTSGESRQDVATKLVKIFLGQGLAVPLLDYLTSHELARTTDPNILFRSNSLASKSVEQFMKVVGLPYLHEVLKPVVNRIFEEKKYVELDPGKMELSRSRRISFKGSLSEAQVRESSLELLKSYLGDIIDAIVGSVEKCPLLMRVAFKQLRKRVEERFPSAQHEEVRYFSISGFLFLRFFAPAVLTPKLFSLREQHADPRTGRTLLLLAKALQSIGNLGLQLGQGKEPWMAPLHAVLMPSVTRIKAFLDSLVTVESAEATVGEGMVLPALFHPSATIKEGYLHTRTAGGPALLPRFAFKKRYFWLSSEALTYSKSPEWQVRCSIPVPLMRAVERVDEGTFQHPHVMQIVAQDGTGQLYTTYIQCKSGQELWQWLWAVRQASSANEAMLPTCHPGIFRAGRWTCCLQPACTAPGCSRTHSTMVLGEWSDPLDPAAAAQTLYGHLRRAGTRLWAEGAEGPEGSAASEAPCLGQAGGPVGERLQAVLRDLDIAHDAFARRDGAPGPPPSPAPAPSSSPAT
- the DTX1 gene encoding E3 ubiquitin-protein ligase DTX1 translates to MARQGSGAMLASGGLGFPPQNLARVVVWEWLNEHGRWRPYSAAVCHHIENVLKEDARGSVVLGQVDVQLAPYVIDLQSMHQFRQDTGTMRPVRRNFYDPSSAPGKGIVWEWENDNSSWTPYDMDICITIQNAYEKQHPWLDLSSLGFCYLIYFSSMSQMNRQTQRKRRLRRRMDLAYPLTMGSIPKSQSWPVGTSTGTPCSCPQCLLVNSTRAASNAILASQRRKLYPGAVRQSSTFAGAALWPAGTGTAAVAGGTTKGEGLRVPGGAFPPGQSVPSGLPLPGLNNLNRPGTQRGAGLSARATVPPGVPALPVKNLNGTGPVHPALAGMTGILMCAAGLPVCLTRAPKPILHPPPVSKSDIKPVPGINGICRKTKKKHLKKSKTPEDVVRRYIQKVKNPPDEDCTICMERLVTSSGYEGVLSHRGIKPELVGKLGKCGHMYHLLCLLAMYNNGNKDGSLQCPTCKAIYGEKTGTQPPGKMEFHLIPHSLPGYTDSKTIRIVYDIPTGIQGPEHPNPGKKFTARGFPRHCYLPDNEKGRKVLKLLIVAWDRRLIFTIGTSNTTGESDTVVWNEIHHKTEFGSNLTGHGYPDPNYLDNVLAELLAQGVSEATLKD